In Dryobates pubescens isolate bDryPub1 chromosome 6, bDryPub1.pri, whole genome shotgun sequence, a genomic segment contains:
- the TBPL1 gene encoding TATA box-binding protein-like 1: MDADSDVALDILITNVVCVFRTRCHLNLRKIALEGANVIYKRDVGKVLMKLRKPRITATIWSSGKVICTGATSEEEAKFGARRLARSLQKLGFQVIFTDFKVVNVLAVCNMPFEIRLPEFTKNNRPHASYEPELHPAVCYRIKTLRATLQIFSTGSITVTGPNVKAVASAVEQIYPFVFESRK, from the exons ATGGATGCGGACAGTGATGTTGCATTGGACATTTTAATCACAAATGTAGTGTGTGTTTTTAGAACAAGATGTCATTTAAACTTGAGGAAGATCGCGCTAGAGGGTGCAAATGTGATTTACAAGCGTGATGTTGGG aaaGTATTAATGAAGCTTAGGAAACCTAGGATTACGGCCACAATTTGGTCCTCAGGAAAAGTTATTTGCACAGGAGCCACAAG TGAAGAAGAAGCTAAATTTGGTGCCAGACGATTAGCTCGTAGTCTACAGAAACTAGGTTTTCAG GTAATTTTCACAGATTTTAAAGTTGTGAATGTTTTAGCAGTGTGCAACATGCCCTTTGAGATCAGATTGCCAGAATTCACGAAGAATAACAGACCTCATGCTAG tTATGAACCAGAACTTCATCCTGCCGTATGTTACAGAATAAAAACTCTCCGAGCTACCTTACAGATTTTTTCCACAGGCAGTATCACAGTTACAG GGCCAAACGTAAAGGCTGTTGCCAGTGCCGTGGAACAGATTTACCCATTCGTGTTTGAAAGCAGGAAATAA